From the genome of Halorussus caseinilyticus, one region includes:
- a CDS encoding ArsR family transcriptional regulator, translated as MKLQRPTDFLILQQLADGGRNVASNVALEIDKSRSHVNVRLPILADYGLVTKIGPAENSGLYEITPKGRVALAHREAYDDPDVDFDALVEAERTDGDAE; from the coding sequence GTGAAACTCCAGCGGCCAACCGATTTCCTGATTCTCCAGCAACTCGCCGACGGTGGCCGAAACGTCGCGTCCAACGTCGCACTGGAAATCGACAAGAGTCGGTCGCACGTCAACGTCCGACTCCCGATTCTGGCGGACTACGGACTGGTCACGAAGATTGGCCCGGCCGAGAACTCAGGCCTGTACGAAATCACCCCGAAAGGGCGGGTCGCACTCGCCCACCGCGAGGCGTACGACGACCCCGACGTGGACTTCGACGCACTGGTCGAAGCAGAACGGACAGACGGAGACGCCGAGTGA